In Miscanthus floridulus cultivar M001 chromosome 5, ASM1932011v1, whole genome shotgun sequence, one genomic interval encodes:
- the LOC136450016 gene encoding E3 ubiquitin-protein ligase SIS3 — protein sequence MPMRGVDFKWYDGFFLSMLATSVIIVSINWKRYRLCAHPLHIWIVVDYTTVFIFRLLMFLDNGLAAGMGLDLGWQQRYARFCGRIVVLSVLVLFLYPFLWVWTVIGTLWFSTARGCLPEEGQKWGFLIWLLFSYCGLACISCVAIGKWLNRRHALQQRAQQGIPVSEYGVLVDMIRVPDWAFEAVGLEMRVGQDTAYHPGLYLTAAQREAVEALIQELPKFRLKAVPTDCSECPICLEEFHVGNEVRGLPCAHNFHVECIDQWLRLNVKCPRCRCSVFPNLDLSALNNLRSTSEPDHPSASASDVTTATAATRYVRSQPAGQSYLVRLQGLLLRPIRHESVESDGEQAVSNSRLVGPEELPSIVVDDGHQLPDR from the exons ATGCCGATGCGTGGCGTCGATTTCAAGTG GTATGACGGGTTCTTCCTCTCCATGCTCGCCACTAGCGT AATCATCGTTTCCATTAATTGGAAGAGGTATCGCCTCTGTGCCCACCCGCTCCACATTTGGATAGTG GTGGACTACACCACTGTCTTCATCTTCCGCCTCCTAATGTTTCTTGATAATGGTCTCGCCGCAGGAATGGGATT AGATCTCGGATGGCAACAGAGATATGCTCGTTTTTGTGGAAGAATAGTTGTCCTCTCAGTTCTTGTACTATTTCTCTACCCCTTTCTCTGGGTTTGGACTGTGATTGGAACATTGTGGTTTAGCACTGCAAGAGGCTGC TTGCCGGAAGAAGGACAAAAGTGGGGCTTCTTGATATGGCTGCTTTTCAGTTACTGTGGGCTTGCCTGTATTTCTTGTGTAGCTATTGGGAAG TGGTTAAACCGAAGGCATGCACTTCAACAGAGAGCACAACAAGGAATTCCAGTTTCTGAATATGGG GTTTTGGTTGATATGATCCGTGTTCCTGACTGGGCATTTGAGGCTGTTGGCCTGGAAATGAGAGTGGGCCAAGATACTGCATATCATCCTGGTCTTTATTTAACTGCAGCTCAG AGAGAAGCAGTTGAGGCACTGATTCAAGAGCTTCCAAAATTTAGGCTGAAAGCTGTTCCAACGGACTGCAGTGAATGTCCCATCTGCCTTGAAGAATTTCATGTTGGCAATGAG GTCCGTGGGCTACCATGCGCGCACAATTTCCATGTGGAGTGCATCGACCAGTGGCTCCGGCTGAATGTCAAGTGCCCACGGTGCCGGTGCTCCGTCTTCCCCAACCTGGACCTGAGTGCGTTGAACAATCTCCGGTCGACCAGCGAGCCGGATCATCCATCCGCCAGCGCCAGCGATGTAACAACGGCAACTGCAGCAACGAGATATGTGAGGTCGCAGCCGGCAGGGCAAAGCTATTTAGTGCGGTTGCAGGGGCTGCTGCTCCGCCCTATCCGGCACGAGAGCGTGGAGAGCGACGGTGAACAGGCGGTGTCTAACAGTCGCTTGGTTGGCCCCGAAGAGCTGCCTAGCATAGTTGTAGACGATGGCCATCAGCTGCCAGATCGCTGA